The following proteins are co-located in the Malus sylvestris chromosome 13, drMalSylv7.2, whole genome shotgun sequence genome:
- the LOC126597375 gene encoding transcription factor SRM1-like, whose translation MTQMTVEEVVSSSLWTREQDKSFENALATYPENSSDRWEKIAADVQGKTLEEIKHHYDLLLEDLTQIEAGVVPLPCYNSSSEGSTSHASDEGTNKKGGHSGNYSSESNHGSKASRADQERRKGIAWTEDEHRLFLLGLEKYGKGDWRSISRNFVVTRTPTQVASHAQKYFIRLNSMNKDRRRSSIHDITSVNNGEISAAQGPITGQANGAALGSSGKSPKQSPAGPPGVGMYGAPSIGQPIGGPLVSAVGTPVNLPAPPHMAYGVRAPVPGGVVPGAPMNMVPMTYPMPHSSHR comes from the exons ATGACACAGATGACTGTGGAGGAAGTGGTCAGTAGCTCCTTATGGACTCGAGAGCAGGATAAGTCATTTGAGAATGCCCTTGCAACTTATCCTGAGAATTCTTCAGATCGGTGGGAGAAAATTGCAGCTGATGTACAAGGGAAAACCCTAGAGGAGATAAAACATCATTATGACCTCTTACTTGAGGATTTAACCCAGATCGAAGCTGGTGTTGTGCCGCTGCCTTGCTACAATTCTTCTTCAGAGGGTTCAACTAGCCATGCCAGTGATGAAGGAACCAATAAGAAAGGTGGACATTCTGGAAACTATAGCAGTGAATCTAATCATGGAAGTAAGGCTTCAAGGGCAGATCAGGAACGCCGAAAGGGGATTGCTTGGACAGAGGATGAGCACAG GCTGTTTCTTCTTGGCTTGGAAAAATATGGGAAAGGTGACTGGCGAAGTATATCTCGGAACTTTGTGGTAACAAGAACTCCTACGCAAGTGGCAAGCCACGCACAAAAGTACTTTATACGCTTGAATTCAATGAACAAGGACAGGAGGCGATCAAGCATTCATGACATCACCAGTGTCAACAATGGAGAAATTTCGGCAGCTCAAGGGCCGATCACTGGTCAAGCAAATGGTGCTGCACTAGGTTCCTCTGGCAAGTCCCCCAAACAATCTCCTGCTGGGCCCCCAGGGGTTGGCATGTACGGTGCACCGAGTATAGGGCAGCCAATTGGAGGACCCCTTGTCTCAGCTGTTGGCACACCTGTGAATCTCCCTGCTCCCCCGCACATGGCATATGGTGTTAGAGCCCCGGTACCTGGAGGAGTTGTTCCTGGTGCACCAATGAACATGGTTCCGATGACATATCCAATGCCTCATAGTTCGCATAGGTAA
- the LOC126597371 gene encoding uncharacterized protein LOC126597371, translating into MSATPTPHSSWHLLSIIKPSRHSISIATKCSINPSSPNPPESESKTLWTVSDIAAAVNGRVVKWGPPGTISTDTRTLRPNQWFFAIAGPNFDAHDFVAPELSRRGCAGVIGNRVCENWDRGFVECQGNTVVSLKKMASYARNRFHGEVVGVTGSVGKTSTKSMIALALESSTCLVHQSHGNWNNEIGVALSLIGMPRNSGVVVLEMGMSGKGEILELARTARPTVRLILNVGASHFCNFSSLEEIAIAKGEILAEAKPGDVCVLNADDPLVMSLPVPYGVKKVLFGRRRTVGCHVRLVVSESTNRGLGVRVVLQNHQEMVEFVIPSPGVHLGVNACAAAAVATLLGASLSQIGVRLSAFSPVHMRLELEIARNGTKIVNDAYNANPVSTKAAIDVLESIDCRGKRIAILGDMLELGGIEMESHEMILKQCRSARIDLVGLVGERFCAAAASMKSLDEMNIVYAIDSEILAQEIVKMVNCNDVVLVKGSRGLQMEKVVNAIKLMESNNPI; encoded by the exons ATGTCTGCAACACCAACACCACATTCCTCCTGGCACCTACTCTCAATCATAAAACCCAGCAGGCACTCTATCTCTATCGCCACCAAATGTTCCATAAACCCTAGTTCCCCAAATCCCCCGGAATCGGAATCAAAAACCCTGTGGACCGTCTCGGATATCGCTGCCGCTGTCAACGGGAGGGTCGTAAAATGGGGTCCTCCTGGAACCATTTCTACAGACACCAGAACCCTGCGACCTAACCAGTGGTTCTTCGCCATTGCCGGCCCAAACTTCGATGCCCACGATTTCGTCGCCCCGGAGTTGTCCCGCAGAGGCTGTGCCGGAGTTATCGGCAACCGCGTCTGCGAGAATTGGGACAGAGGCTTTGTTGAATGCCAGGGTAACACTGTCGTTTCGTTGAAGAAGATGGCTAGTTATGCGAGGAACAGGTTTCACGGTGAAGTGGTGGGAGTGACTGGGAGCGTGGGAAAGACTAGCACAAAGTCCATGATAGCTTTGGCTCTTGAGAGTTCAACATGTTTGGTTCATCAAAGTCATGGGAATTGGAACAATGAAATTGGGGTTGCTCTGTCGTTGATTGGGATGCCGAGGAATTCTGGGGTTGTGGTTTTGGAGATGGGAATGAGCGGGAAGGGGGAGATTTTAGAGCTTGCGAGGACGGCTAGGCCGACCGTAAGGCTCATTCTAAATGTGGGGGCTTCTCATTTTTGCAACTTTTCGAGTTTGGAGGAAATTGCAATTGCCAAAGGGGAAATTTTGGCGGAAGCAAAGCCCGGGGACGTCTGTGTTTTGAATGCTGACGATCCACTTGTCATGAGCCTCCCCGTGCCATATGGTGTCAAAAAG GTGCTGTTTGGTCGGAGACGGACAGTGGGGTGCCATGTTCGGTTGGTTGTATCAGAAAGCACAAACAGAGGTCTTGGAGTTAGAGTTGTCTTACAGAATCACCAAGAGAT GGTAGAGTTTGTGATACCTAGTCCAGGCGTCCATTTGGGTGTCAATGCATGTGCGGCAGCAGCAGTAGCGACTCTTTTAGGAGCATCTCTTTCTCAAATTGGAGTTCGCCTGTCAGCCTTTTCTCCGGTTCACATGAGGTTGGAGCTTGAAATTGCTAGAAATGGAACCAAGATAGTGAATGATGCTTACAATGCAAACCCTGTGAGCACCAAGGCTGCCATTGACGTGCTTGAGAGTATTGATTGCAGAGGCAAAAGAATCGCCATACTCGGAGACATGTTAGAACTTGGTGGAATTGAGATGGAGTCACACGAGATGATTTTAAAGCAGTGTCGTAGTGCTCGTATTGATTTAGTTGGCCTCGTGGGGGAGAGGTTTTGTGCAGCAGCTGCGAGTATGAAGTCGCTTGACGAGATGAACATCGTATACGCTATTGACTCGGAAATTTTAGCGCAGGAAATTGTGAAGATGGTTAATTGCAATGATGTTGTGTTGGTAAAGGGTAGTCGAGGATTGCAAATGGAAaaagttgtgaatgcaattaAATTAATGGAATCAAACAACCCTATTTAA